One Streptomyces sp. NBC_00554 DNA segment encodes these proteins:
- a CDS encoding tetratricopeptide repeat protein, whose amino-acid sequence MTDRSAPGGSGVQASGAGSIGVGGDVGVAITGDGARVVMLPAEAVRWARDVDAPPGAANLPGSASGVFVGREDELARLRRLLTDEGEAAVTQVSAMRAIHGLGGIGKSTLALHYAHLHRQAYTLVWWLNAATSEQIVTGLASLAMRLCPQWAPTADVPERAAWAILWLQWHPGWLLVFDNVEHPDDLRHYLGTLPDGHHLATSRTGTGWHAIAPTMPLGLLDADAAVSLLCTLALGEGQTPSPHQREEADALAAELGYLPLALEQAGAYLFETGTSLADYRTLLGQVMDTAVGGIDPERTIARIWRHTLTAVEHRNPQAVTLLDAMAWLAPDDIPRTLLAPLSPDTRTLGEALGVLHSYNMISFSADRQSVSVHRLVQAVLRHRPAAGPDEHPPGRQDTEHLIRQAVPTQDTNAPQWERLLPHVIALAVTTPPHSPASIETAYAYHATAQYLYREGRDAHSIPLRTAALVHYEQVLGDTHPHTLTSRNNLALAYSEAGDLTHAVPLLEATVAQDVQVLGDTHPDTLQSRNNLAAAYYAAGDLDRAVPLLEATVAQFEQVLGDTHPNTLQSRNNLASAYESAGDLDRAIPLYEATLTQYEQVLGDTHPNTLHSRNNLAYAYYAAGDLDRAIPLYEATLTQYEQVLGDTHPNTLHSRNSLASAYESAGDLDRAIPLYEATLTQYEQVLGDTHPNTLHSRNNLAYAYYAAGDLDRAIPLLEATLIQRKQVLGDTHPNTLTSRNNLAHARKAAETVEQPDTANPATTPDLQHPSAPPDQPE is encoded by the coding sequence ATGACCGACCGTTCTGCCCCCGGGGGCAGTGGTGTTCAGGCGTCTGGTGCGGGGTCCATTGGGGTGGGCGGCGATGTCGGGGTGGCCATCACCGGTGACGGTGCGCGGGTGGTGATGCTGCCGGCCGAGGCGGTGCGCTGGGCCAGGGATGTGGATGCGCCGCCGGGAGCGGCGAATCTTCCCGGGTCGGCGTCCGGGGTGTTCGTCGGGCGCGAGGACGAACTCGCCCGGCTGCGCCGGCTGCTGACCGATGAGGGGGAGGCGGCGGTTACCCAGGTGTCCGCGATGCGGGCGATCCACGGGCTGGGTGGGATCGGCAAGAGCACCCTCGCCCTGCACTACGCCCACCTCCACCGGCAGGCTTACACACTGGTGTGGTGGCTCAACGCCGCCACCAGCGAGCAGATCGTCACCGGTCTGGCTTCCCTCGCTATGCGGCTGTGCCCGCAGTGGGCTCCCACGGCGGACGTGCCGGAGCGGGCGGCCTGGGCCATCCTGTGGCTGCAGTGGCACCCCGGCTGGCTGCTCGTCTTCGACAACGTCGAACACCCCGATGACCTGCGCCACTACCTCGGCACCCTCCCCGACGGCCACCATCTGGCCACGAGCCGCACCGGGACCGGCTGGCACGCGATCGCCCCCACCATGCCACTGGGCCTGCTCGATGCCGACGCCGCCGTGAGTCTGCTGTGCACCCTCGCCCTGGGAGAGGGGCAGACGCCTTCCCCGCACCAGCGCGAGGAGGCCGACGCACTCGCTGCCGAACTCGGATACCTGCCCCTGGCCCTGGAACAGGCGGGCGCCTATCTCTTCGAGACCGGAACTTCTCTCGCCGACTACCGGACCCTGCTGGGGCAGGTCATGGACACCGCCGTGGGCGGTATCGATCCCGAGCGCACCATCGCCCGCATCTGGCGCCACACGCTGACCGCCGTCGAACACCGCAATCCGCAGGCGGTCACCCTGCTCGACGCGATGGCCTGGCTCGCACCCGATGACATCCCCCGCACCCTGCTTGCCCCGCTGAGTCCCGACACTCGCACGCTCGGGGAAGCCCTGGGAGTGCTGCATTCCTACAACATGATCTCTTTCAGCGCCGACCGACAGAGCGTCAGCGTCCACCGCCTCGTCCAGGCCGTCCTGCGCCACCGCCCCGCTGCCGGGCCGGACGAACACCCACCCGGCCGGCAAGACACCGAGCACCTCATTCGGCAGGCCGTCCCCACCCAGGACACGAACGCCCCACAGTGGGAACGACTCCTCCCCCACGTGATCGCCCTCGCCGTAACAACACCACCCCACAGCCCGGCATCAATCGAAACCGCATACGCCTATCACGCCACCGCGCAATATCTGTATCGCGAGGGACGCGACGCCCACAGCATCCCCCTGCGCACGGCCGCCCTCGTCCACTACGAGCAGGTGCTCGGCGACACGCACCCCCACACTCTGACCAGCCGCAACAACCTCGCGCTCGCCTACTCTGAGGCGGGGGACCTTACTCATGCCGTCCCCCTGCTGGAGGCCACCGTCGCCCAGGACGTGCAGGTCCTCGGTGACACCCACCCCGACACCCTGCAAAGCCGCAACAACCTCGCCGCCGCCTACTACGCGGCGGGGGACCTGGACCGCGCCGTCCCCCTGCTGGAGGCCACCGTCGCCCAGTTCGAGCAGGTCCTCGGTGACACCCACCCCAACACCCTGCAAAGCCGCAACAACCTCGCCAGCGCCTACGAGTCGGCGGGGGACCTGGACCGCGCCATCCCCCTGTACGAGGCCACCCTCACCCAGTACGAGCAGGTCCTCGGCGACACCCACCCCAACACCCTGCACAGCCGCAACAACCTCGCCTACGCCTACTACGCGGCGGGGGACCTGGACCGCGCCATCCCCCTGTACGAGGCCACCCTCACCCAGTACGAGCAGGTCCTCGGCGACACCCACCCCAACACCCTGCACAGCCGCAACAGCCTCGCCAGCGCCTACGAGTCGGCGGGGGACCTGGACCGCGCCATCCCCCTGTACGAGGCCACCCTCACCCAGTACGAGCAGGTCCTCGGCGACACCCACCCCAACACCCTGCACAGCCGCAACAACCTCGCCTACGCCTACTACGCGGCGGGGGACCTGGACCGCGCCATCCCCCTGCTGGAGGCCACCCTCATCCAACGCAAACAGGTCCTCGGAGACACCCACCCCAACACCCTGACCAGCCGCAACAACCTCGCCCACGCCCGCAAAGCCGCCGAGACCGTAGAGCAACCAGATACAGCAAACCCAGCAACAACCCCTGACCTTCAGCACCCCTCAGCCCCTCCCGACCAACCGGAATGA
- a CDS encoding AAA family ATPase, with the protein MYGSNDPEALWRDLVYAGREPRLILLCGLPGSGKTTLAKRMASEIPAVRLCPDEWMADLGIDLFDAQTRDLLERRFSQHAQELLKLGQSVILEFGFWSRSERDEKRLGARALGVPVELHYLAAPIDELCRRLDTRNGEGKRGTAPITREMLEEYAELFEAPSSDELSLFDEPSPRRKG; encoded by the coding sequence ATGTACGGCAGTAATGATCCTGAGGCGTTGTGGAGGGACCTGGTGTACGCGGGACGCGAGCCGAGACTGATCTTGCTGTGCGGACTTCCTGGTTCCGGGAAGACAACGCTGGCCAAGCGCATGGCGAGCGAGATTCCGGCGGTGCGTCTGTGCCCGGACGAATGGATGGCGGATCTCGGCATCGACTTGTTTGATGCGCAAACGCGCGACCTGCTGGAGAGGCGCTTTTCCCAGCATGCCCAGGAGCTGTTGAAGCTCGGACAGAGCGTGATCCTTGAGTTCGGCTTCTGGTCCCGCTCTGAGCGGGATGAGAAGCGACTCGGGGCGCGCGCACTCGGAGTTCCCGTCGAACTGCACTACCTTGCGGCGCCGATTGATGAACTGTGCCGCCGCCTCGATACCCGCAACGGGGAGGGCAAGCGGGGGACGGCCCCGATCACTCGCGAGATGCTTGAGGAGTACGCAGAGCTCTTCGAGGCCCCGAGCAGCGATGAACTCAGCCTGTTCGACGAACCGTCTCCGAGACGGAAGGGGTGA
- a CDS encoding immunity 53 family protein, with product MADTGEELGWLEQWYQAQCDGDWEHEWGVRIETLDNPGWTVRIDLEETALSGRPCLRTDVQRSDSDWVMAKVSDDVFEASCGPLNLGEVLRLFRDWATSVSNEP from the coding sequence ATGGCAGATACCGGCGAAGAACTCGGTTGGCTGGAGCAGTGGTACCAAGCCCAGTGCGACGGCGACTGGGAACACGAATGGGGCGTTCGGATCGAAACGCTCGACAACCCAGGCTGGACAGTACGCATCGATCTCGAGGAGACGGCGCTGTCCGGTCGTCCCTGCCTGAGAACGGACGTACAACGCAGCGACTCCGACTGGGTGATGGCGAAGGTGTCGGACGACGTCTTTGAGGCGTCCTGCGGCCCGCTCAACCTCGGGGAAGTACTGCGCCTGTTCCGCGACTGGGCCACGTCAGTCAGCAACGAGCCCTAG
- a CDS encoding Shedu anti-phage system protein SduA domain-containing protein: MRGLAAYAGGELFLDILENYYDDEARQRSERHMRRMAAMGADRAVAALDVLCRDKPDASAADARDLFRGIAQSVDHLGLGDGEGGIRLSTKEARRLQEYGHMEMVLRNLPRPASAEAARMMSDILADVDAGMLAQLLELRARQVGLAALRTAVEAPDSSESTLHACLKNQEWIFGGAYVAELARRQYTPDTILDIPLLRGDGSLHLVELKRANIKDLVIRRSGHLMLGDPAHRAVSQAQNYLRAMDENRPSILAEHGVDTRRASATVVIGHPRYVTGDVTSQEIAETLRTYNTHQARIEVITYETLLDSASRMLALSSARQDADPDLAEEPAA; encoded by the coding sequence GTGCGCGGCCTTGCCGCCTATGCCGGAGGCGAACTGTTCCTCGACATTCTGGAGAACTACTACGACGACGAGGCCCGACAGCGCAGCGAGAGACACATGCGCAGGATGGCCGCCATGGGCGCTGACAGGGCGGTCGCCGCTCTGGACGTCCTGTGCCGCGACAAGCCCGACGCAAGCGCCGCTGACGCCCGTGACCTGTTCCGCGGCATAGCCCAGTCCGTCGACCACCTGGGCCTCGGGGACGGCGAGGGAGGGATCCGGCTCTCCACCAAGGAGGCGAGGCGACTCCAGGAATACGGGCACATGGAAATGGTTCTCCGCAACCTGCCTCGGCCCGCCTCCGCCGAGGCCGCACGGATGATGAGCGACATCCTGGCCGACGTCGATGCGGGCATGCTGGCCCAGTTGCTCGAACTGAGGGCCAGGCAGGTCGGCTTGGCTGCCCTGCGTACCGCGGTGGAGGCCCCGGACAGCTCCGAGAGCACCCTCCATGCCTGTCTGAAGAACCAGGAGTGGATCTTCGGCGGGGCCTACGTGGCCGAGCTGGCACGCCGGCAGTACACCCCGGACACCATCCTCGACATCCCTCTCCTGCGCGGCGACGGCTCGCTCCATTTGGTGGAACTCAAGCGCGCCAACATCAAGGACCTGGTCATACGACGCTCCGGCCACCTCATGCTGGGCGACCCGGCGCATCGAGCGGTCTCTCAGGCGCAGAACTACCTACGGGCCATGGACGAGAACCGCCCGAGCATCCTGGCCGAACACGGAGTCGACACCCGCCGGGCGTCGGCGACGGTCGTGATCGGACACCCGCGGTACGTGACCGGGGACGTCACGTCCCAGGAGATCGCGGAGACGCTGCGAACCTACAACACGCACCAGGCGCGCATAGAAGTGATCACGTACGAGACCCTGCTGGATTCGGCCTCCCGCATGCTGGCCCTGTCATCGGCACGGCAGGACGCAGACCCCGACCTGGCGGAGGAGCCCGCCGCATGA
- a CDS encoding CPCC family cysteine-rich protein, protein MTFINAQGAAAGGPYRCPCCGFITLAERGAYEICHVCFWEDDGQDEHDADEIRSGPNRGLSLRDGRRNFQEIGACDERSTRSVRAPLPHEHPDSGTPYGTATVHPRC, encoded by the coding sequence GTGACCTTCATCAACGCTCAGGGGGCAGCCGCAGGCGGGCCGTACCGCTGTCCCTGTTGCGGCTTCATCACCCTTGCCGAGCGCGGAGCGTACGAGATCTGCCATGTCTGTTTCTGGGAGGACGACGGCCAGGACGAGCACGACGCGGACGAGATCCGAAGCGGCCCGAACCGCGGGCTCAGCCTCCGAGATGGCCGCCGGAACTTCCAGGAGATCGGCGCATGCGACGAGCGCTCCACACGGTCCGTGCGTGCCCCTCTACCCCACGAGCACCCCGACAGCGGCACACCGTACGGAACGGCAACCGTCCATCCCCGTTGCTGA
- a CDS encoding dihydrofolate reductase family protein translates to MGLIHVEMFATLDLVGQAPGGPDEDPVGFPFGGWQAPLLDEVAGAQVGAAYEGTDALLLGRRTYDIFAAYWPHQEGGEDNKIATLFNSVPKYVASRGRPDLSWAGSTQLGPDLAGAVREIRDKHEHVKVVGSLNLVQTLLREKLFDRLDLWVHPIMLGVGKKVFDGGAVPTNVTLLEPPVASPKGTVYLRYGLADGTPRAGDMSAPDRGVGRED, encoded by the coding sequence ATGGGCCTCATCCACGTCGAGATGTTTGCAACCCTCGACCTCGTCGGGCAGGCGCCCGGCGGCCCCGACGAGGACCCGGTGGGGTTCCCGTTCGGCGGCTGGCAGGCACCCCTGCTGGACGAGGTCGCCGGGGCGCAGGTCGGTGCCGCGTACGAGGGCACGGACGCTCTCCTGCTCGGCCGGCGGACGTATGACATCTTCGCCGCCTACTGGCCGCACCAGGAGGGCGGGGAGGACAACAAGATCGCCACGCTCTTCAACAGCGTCCCGAAGTACGTGGCCTCCCGCGGCAGGCCCGACCTCTCGTGGGCCGGGTCGACGCAACTCGGCCCGGACCTGGCCGGCGCGGTGCGCGAGATCCGTGACAAGCACGAGCACGTGAAGGTCGTCGGGAGCCTGAACCTGGTGCAGACCCTCCTGCGCGAGAAGCTCTTCGACCGTCTCGACCTCTGGGTGCACCCGATCATGCTCGGCGTCGGGAAGAAGGTGTTCGACGGTGGCGCGGTGCCCACGAACGTCACACTCCTCGAACCGCCGGTAGCCAGCCCGAAGGGCACCGTGTACCTGCGCTACGGGCTCGCCGACGGCACGCCCCGGGCGGGCGACATGAGCGCACCCGATCGCGGTGTTGGACGCGAAGACTGA